Proteins encoded by one window of Pecten maximus chromosome 15, xPecMax1.1, whole genome shotgun sequence:
- the LOC117343433 gene encoding uncharacterized protein K02A2.6-like, with protein sequence MKSVARSYVWWPNIDKQIEQLCSSCLGCQRSGHMPKSAPVHPWEWPSNPWQRIHVDFAGPFMNFMFLIVIDAHSKWPEVFTMRSTTTTLTIELLRNLFARHGIPEQLVSDNGPQFISEEFRQFMKQNGIRHSTSSPYHPRTNGQAERFVQTFKQAMKNAKDEKRTLQQKLSVFLCKYRSTPHAMTNETPAKLLLGRNIRTRLDIMKPDLSARVSYRQDRMKLSRHTGETVRQFSKGQSVMVRDYRSSDRKWIPASIHTKTGPLSYTIDTGTGTLWRRHTDQLRACTVKPSETDVTTINLPEPEVGPITPEVSSTHQSSDKATISDGKEEVVPVMPTPKQKQTIISKSSPCVSVAPRRYPKREHSRAPVKLNL encoded by the coding sequence ATGAAATCTGTTGCGAGATCCTATGTTTGGTGGCCAaacattgataaacaaattgaacagTTATGTAGTTCATGTCTAGGATGTCAACGATCGGGACACATGCCGAAATCTGCACCAGTACACCCTTGGGAGTGGCCTTCCAACCCATGGCAACGGATACATGTTGATTTCGCAGGGCCTTTCATGAACTTCATGTTTTTAATAGTTATTGATGCGCATTCCAAATGGCCTGAGGTATTCACCATGAGATCCACTACAACCACGCTCACCATCGAGTTACTACGCAATTTATTTGCTCGTCATGGTATTCCTGAGCAATTAGTCTCAGATAACGGACCTCAGTTCATTTCTGAGGAGTTTCGTCAATTTATGAAGCAGAATGGTATTCGACATAGTACATCATCACCATATCATCCGCGTACGAACGGACAAGCGGAACGTTTCGTCCAAACCTTCAAACAAGCCATGAAAAACGCAAAGGATGAAAAACGTACATTACAGCAAAAACTGAGTGTATTTCTATGCAAGTACAGATCAACACCACATGCTATGACGAATGAGACACCCGCTAAGTTGCTCTTAGGCCGAAATATAAGGACACGGCTCGACATTATGAAACCTGATTTGTCAGCTAGGGTATCATACAGACAAGACCGCATGAAATTGTCGCGTCACACAGGAGAAACTGTCCGACAGTTTTCTAAAGGCCAAAGTGTGATGGTACGCGATTATCGTTCGTCAGACAGGAAGTGGATTCCTGCATCTATCCACACCAAAACAGGACCTCTGTCCTACACTATTGACACTGGAACAGGAACTCTATGGAGACGTCATACAGACCAGCTTCGTGCTTGTACTGTTAAACCATCAGAGACGGATGTCACTACAATAAACTTACCGGAACCGGAAGTCGGTCCTATTACACCGGAAGTATCATCGACTCATCAGTCATCTGATAAAGCAACTATTTCTGACGGGAAGGAGGAAGTGGTACCTGTGATGCCTACACCTAAGCAAAAACAGACAATCATTTCCAAATCATCCCCATGTGTAAGTGTTGCTCCACGACGCTATCCAAAGAGAGAACATTCACGAGCTCCAGTGAAATTGAACCTTTAA